A part of Amyelois transitella isolate CPQ chromosome 12, ilAmyTran1.1, whole genome shotgun sequence genomic DNA contains:
- the LOC106141949 gene encoding phosphoribosyl pyrophosphate synthase-associated protein 2 isoform X3 yields the protein MEGNSTSDIVILSGNSHPELAELVANRLGVRKGGCSVYHKTNRETMVEIADSIRGKNIYIVQTGTKDVNNNIMELLIMAYACKTSSARSIVGVIPYLPYSKQCKMRKRGCIVTKLLAKMMCKSGLTHIITMDLHQKEIQGFYECPVDNLRASPFLLQYIQESIPDYRNSVIVARNPGSAKKATSYAERLRLAIAVIHGEQKEAESDEVDGRYSPPCIPSVDRSRTMDVSVGVPVHPAKEKPPINVVGDVGGRIAIMVDDMIDDVQSFVAAAEVLKECGAYKIYVLATHGLLSSDAPRLIEDSPIDEVVVTNTVPHELQKMQCNKIKTIDISVLLSEAIRRIHNKESMSYLFKNVTLED from the exons ATGGAAGGAAACTCCACATCGGACATCGTGATTCTAAGCGGCAATTCGCATCCAGAATTAGCCGAATTGGTCGCCAA tcGTCTGGGAGTTCGCAAAGGAGGATGTTCTGTTTACCACAAGACAAACAGAGAAACTATGGTGGAGATTGCAGACTCAATTCGtggaaaaaacatttacattgtTCAAACTGGTACAAA GGATGTCAACAACAACATCATGGAGCTACTCATAATGGCATATGCCTGTAAAACTTCTTCTGCACGGTCCATTGTAGGGGTGATTCCATATCTGCCATACAGCAAGCAGTGCAAAATGAGGAAACGAGGTTGCATTGTCACAAAGCTGTTGGCTAAAATGATGTGCAAGTCGGGGTTGACACACATCATCACTATGGACCTGCATCAGAAGGAGATCCAGGGTTTCTATGAATGCCCAGTTGATAATCTTAGAGCTTCACCGTTCCTGTTGCAATACATCCAAGAAAGT atTCCAGATTACCGGAACTCTGTGATAGTTGCCCGCAACCCAGGTTCCGCAAAGAAGGCCACCTCTTACGCTGAACGTCTCCGCCTGGCCATAGCCGTCATACACGGAGAGCAGAAGGAGGCAGAAAGTGACGAGGTCGACGGCCGTTACTCTCCGCCGTGTATACCAAG TGTCGACAGGTCGCGCACTATGGACGTGTCCGTGGGAGTGCCGGTGCACCCCGCCAAGGAGAAGCCGCCGATCAACGTGGTCGGCGACGTCGGCGGCAGGATAGCTATCATGGTG GATGATATGATCGATGACGTACAATCATTCGTGGCAGCCGCTGAAGTACTGAAAGAGTGTGGTGCTTACAAAATATACGTGCTGGCCACCCACGGGCTCCTTTCTTCCGACGCGCCGCGCCTTATCGAAGACTCGCCAATTGACGAGGTGGTTGTCACCAACACAGTTCCACACGAGCTACAAAAAATGCAgtgcaacaaaataaaaaccattGACATATCCGTTCTCCTCAGCGAAGCCATACGCCGCATTCACAACAAGGAATCCATGTcgtatttattcaaaaatgtcACCCTTGAAGACTAG
- the LOC106141949 gene encoding phosphoribosyl pyrophosphate synthase-associated protein 2 isoform X2 encodes MLLNKTRLVGFTNRSHKSNMEGNSTSDIVILSGNSHPELAELVANRLGVRKGGCSVYHKTNRETMVEIADSIRGKNIYIVQTGTKDVNNNIMELLIMAYACKTSSARSIVGVIPYLPYSKQCKMRKRGCIVTKLLAKMMCKSGLTHIITMDLHQKEIQGFYECPVDNLRASPFLLQYIQESIPDYRNSVIVARNPGSAKKATSYAERLRLAIAVIHGEQKEAESDEVDGRYSPPCIPSVDRSRTMDVSVGVPVHPAKEKPPINVVGDVGGRIAIMVDDMIDDVQSFVAAAEVLKECGAYKIYVLATHGLLSSDAPRLIEDSPIDEVVVTNTVPHELQKMQCNKIKTIDISVLLSEAIRRIHNKESMSYLFKNVTLED; translated from the exons ATGTTACTCAACAAAACCAg GCTTGTAGGTTTCACTAATCGATCACACAAAAGCAATATGGAAGGAAACTCCACATCGGACATCGTGATTCTAAGCGGCAATTCGCATCCAGAATTAGCCGAATTGGTCGCCAA tcGTCTGGGAGTTCGCAAAGGAGGATGTTCTGTTTACCACAAGACAAACAGAGAAACTATGGTGGAGATTGCAGACTCAATTCGtggaaaaaacatttacattgtTCAAACTGGTACAAA GGATGTCAACAACAACATCATGGAGCTACTCATAATGGCATATGCCTGTAAAACTTCTTCTGCACGGTCCATTGTAGGGGTGATTCCATATCTGCCATACAGCAAGCAGTGCAAAATGAGGAAACGAGGTTGCATTGTCACAAAGCTGTTGGCTAAAATGATGTGCAAGTCGGGGTTGACACACATCATCACTATGGACCTGCATCAGAAGGAGATCCAGGGTTTCTATGAATGCCCAGTTGATAATCTTAGAGCTTCACCGTTCCTGTTGCAATACATCCAAGAAAGT atTCCAGATTACCGGAACTCTGTGATAGTTGCCCGCAACCCAGGTTCCGCAAAGAAGGCCACCTCTTACGCTGAACGTCTCCGCCTGGCCATAGCCGTCATACACGGAGAGCAGAAGGAGGCAGAAAGTGACGAGGTCGACGGCCGTTACTCTCCGCCGTGTATACCAAG TGTCGACAGGTCGCGCACTATGGACGTGTCCGTGGGAGTGCCGGTGCACCCCGCCAAGGAGAAGCCGCCGATCAACGTGGTCGGCGACGTCGGCGGCAGGATAGCTATCATGGTG GATGATATGATCGATGACGTACAATCATTCGTGGCAGCCGCTGAAGTACTGAAAGAGTGTGGTGCTTACAAAATATACGTGCTGGCCACCCACGGGCTCCTTTCTTCCGACGCGCCGCGCCTTATCGAAGACTCGCCAATTGACGAGGTGGTTGTCACCAACACAGTTCCACACGAGCTACAAAAAATGCAgtgcaacaaaataaaaaccattGACATATCCGTTCTCCTCAGCGAAGCCATACGCCGCATTCACAACAAGGAATCCATGTcgtatttattcaaaaatgtcACCCTTGAAGACTAG
- the LOC106141949 gene encoding phosphoribosyl pyrophosphate synthase-associated protein 2 isoform X1 has protein sequence MCFLLQYIIRVIKTLVGFTNRSHKSNMEGNSTSDIVILSGNSHPELAELVANRLGVRKGGCSVYHKTNRETMVEIADSIRGKNIYIVQTGTKDVNNNIMELLIMAYACKTSSARSIVGVIPYLPYSKQCKMRKRGCIVTKLLAKMMCKSGLTHIITMDLHQKEIQGFYECPVDNLRASPFLLQYIQESIPDYRNSVIVARNPGSAKKATSYAERLRLAIAVIHGEQKEAESDEVDGRYSPPCIPSVDRSRTMDVSVGVPVHPAKEKPPINVVGDVGGRIAIMVDDMIDDVQSFVAAAEVLKECGAYKIYVLATHGLLSSDAPRLIEDSPIDEVVVTNTVPHELQKMQCNKIKTIDISVLLSEAIRRIHNKESMSYLFKNVTLED, from the exons atgtgctttcttttacaatatataatacGAGTTATTAAAAC GCTTGTAGGTTTCACTAATCGATCACACAAAAGCAATATGGAAGGAAACTCCACATCGGACATCGTGATTCTAAGCGGCAATTCGCATCCAGAATTAGCCGAATTGGTCGCCAA tcGTCTGGGAGTTCGCAAAGGAGGATGTTCTGTTTACCACAAGACAAACAGAGAAACTATGGTGGAGATTGCAGACTCAATTCGtggaaaaaacatttacattgtTCAAACTGGTACAAA GGATGTCAACAACAACATCATGGAGCTACTCATAATGGCATATGCCTGTAAAACTTCTTCTGCACGGTCCATTGTAGGGGTGATTCCATATCTGCCATACAGCAAGCAGTGCAAAATGAGGAAACGAGGTTGCATTGTCACAAAGCTGTTGGCTAAAATGATGTGCAAGTCGGGGTTGACACACATCATCACTATGGACCTGCATCAGAAGGAGATCCAGGGTTTCTATGAATGCCCAGTTGATAATCTTAGAGCTTCACCGTTCCTGTTGCAATACATCCAAGAAAGT atTCCAGATTACCGGAACTCTGTGATAGTTGCCCGCAACCCAGGTTCCGCAAAGAAGGCCACCTCTTACGCTGAACGTCTCCGCCTGGCCATAGCCGTCATACACGGAGAGCAGAAGGAGGCAGAAAGTGACGAGGTCGACGGCCGTTACTCTCCGCCGTGTATACCAAG TGTCGACAGGTCGCGCACTATGGACGTGTCCGTGGGAGTGCCGGTGCACCCCGCCAAGGAGAAGCCGCCGATCAACGTGGTCGGCGACGTCGGCGGCAGGATAGCTATCATGGTG GATGATATGATCGATGACGTACAATCATTCGTGGCAGCCGCTGAAGTACTGAAAGAGTGTGGTGCTTACAAAATATACGTGCTGGCCACCCACGGGCTCCTTTCTTCCGACGCGCCGCGCCTTATCGAAGACTCGCCAATTGACGAGGTGGTTGTCACCAACACAGTTCCACACGAGCTACAAAAAATGCAgtgcaacaaaataaaaaccattGACATATCCGTTCTCCTCAGCGAAGCCATACGCCGCATTCACAACAAGGAATCCATGTcgtatttattcaaaaatgtcACCCTTGAAGACTAG
- the LOC106142470 gene encoding WD repeat-containing protein 3 yields the protein MGLTKQYLRYAPSGVFNVIASADCNSSHVSLNGISGRYIAVGACEHVILWDMRLGEKAQVLPGENVVVSQICASPSGNHMAVGYVDGNINVFELVNNEVVCVFAGHKSAVTCLQYDEQGHRLVSGSKDTEVILWDVVSETGVARFSGHKGAVTSVIFINGKNCIVSSSKDTFVKFWDIETKHCFKTLGGHQMEVWSASLLKEEQYLVTGSMDSELRVWKLNWTSDVKDEEKLVRQMEIVKIEETEDVEDTSVLQCHQVGTLIRGGRGRVVGLHTDPGQTVLACYGTDSLLELFAFCSDEEAKTRMDKRIKKQRKKLAKLKESGEADPDTTEVAQLLTLTDEVRRLTSVKLDAKIKSCSLLLGTTGELRVGVTLANNTVELHSLRLQEGHEVQCLKQITQPGHQKEPRCVAISSDNLAVLSASADSVKIWNRPNQSCLRTIPMAGARPSCAAFAPGDRHALLGCADGALLLLDVAAAALLERVPAHSAHCCALGLTPNMLGCYSGGADKTVKLWQFELIPDPTGESKAKVLSLLHTKTLELEEQVLAVKISPNSKFIAVSLLDSTVKIFFLDTFKFYLSLYGHKLPVLCLDISYDSNIIVTGSADRNVKIWGMDFGDCHKSIFAHNDSITALQFVPSTHYFFTSSKDGKVKQWDADTYDNIITLNGHNGECWDLCVGAGGLHAASCGADRALRLYARSDEPLVLGDAGDEEEGLATGDTHAPVPGMPGINIPTRKTIGAEKAADSIMECLSVGAEYQRELAEARGQPVQPPLLMAAYNCATAEDFFVETVRKIRASDLEEALLLLPFSTACDIVRLLPKLLDRGDHAELFCKLAVFLLKVHHAPLVANQALLKHMIQIQAKASMRLNELRDMVGYNVHALHWMRREVEAAESEQLFRDASGAKRTRDKRRKARQAIKRPIITVT from the exons ATGGGTTTAACTAAACAGTATTTGCGTTATGCACCTAGTGgagtttttaatgttattgctTCAGCCGACTGTAATAGCTCACACGTTTCACTGAATGGCATAAGTGGTAGATATATTGCTGTTGGGGCCTGCGAACATGTTATTTTATGGGATATGAGGCTTGGAGAAAAGGCACAAGTCCTTCCCGGTGAAAATGTTGTTGTATCTCAAATTTGCGCTAGTCCTTCGGGAAATCATATGGCTGTAGGTTATGTTGATGGTAACATTAATGTATTTGAACTTGTGAACAATGAGGTTGTATGTGTGTTTGCTGGCCACAAATCTGCTGTTACCTGCCTGCAGTACGATGAGCAGGGACACCGTTTAGTATCTGGATCTAAA GACACAGAAGTTATACTATGGGACGTAGTGTCAGAAACAGGTGTCGCCAGATTCAGTGGCCACAAAGGAGCTGTAACAAGTGTTATTTTCATCAATGGCAAGAATTGCATAGTGAGCTCTTCCAAAGATACCTTTGTTAAGTTTTGGGACATTGAAACTAAACACTGCTTTAAAACACTTGGAGGACATCAGATGGAG GTTTGGTCAGCATCTCTCTTGAAAGAAGAGCAATACTTAGTAACAGGCAGTATGGATTCTGAGCTACGAGTCTGGAAGCTTAACTGGACTAGTGATGTGAAAGATGAAGAGAAACTTGTCCGGCAAATGGAGATTGTCAAAATTGAGGAGACAGAGGATGTTGAAGATACTTCG GTACTGCAATGCCATCAAGTAGGCACATTGATTCGGGGCGGTCGGGGCCGCGTGGTCGGCCTCCACACCGACCCCGGACAAACTGTTTTGGCCTGCTACGGTACCGATTCACTGCTCGAACTCTTTGCGTTTTGCTCTGACGAAGAAGCCAAAACAAGAATGGATAAAAGGATAAAGAAGCAGAGAAAGAAATTGGC aaaactaAAGGAGAGCGGTGAAGCTGATCCTGATACCACCGAGGTTGCACAGCTCCTGACACTAACAGACGAGGTGCGGCGACTCACGTCCGTCAAACTCGACGCCAAGATAAAGTCTTGTTCGCTATTGCTCGGAACCACTGGGGAACTCCGGGTGGGCGTCACCTTGGCCAATAACACGGTCGAGTTGCACAGCTTGAGGTTACAGGAGGGGCATGAAG TGCAATGTTTGAAACAAATAACACAACCCGGCCACCAAAAAGAGCCGCGATGTGTGGCCATCAGTTCCGACAATCTGGCTGTGCTGTCGGCGTCCGCGGATTCTGTCAAGATTTGGAACAG GCCCAACCAGTCGTGCTTGCGCACCATCCCGATGGCGGGCGCGCGGCCCAGCTGCGCGGCGTTCGCGCCGGGCGACCGGCACGCGCTGCTGGGCTGCGCGGACGGCGCGCTGCTGCTGCTGGACGTGGCCGCGGCCGCGCTGCTGGAGCGCGTGCCCGCGCACAGCGCCCACTGCTGCGCGCTCGGCCTCACGCCCAACATG CTGGGTTGTTACTCTGGCGGTGCCGATAAAACTGTGAAACTATGGCAATTCGAACTTATACCCGACCCGACAGGTGAATCAAAAGCAAAG GTACTGTCGTTGTTGCATACGAAAACTTTAGAACTGGAAGAACAAGTGTTAGCAGTTAAAATAAGTCCAAATAGCAAATTCATAGCAGTTTCATTATTAGATTCCACTGTGAAGATATTCTTCTTAGACACATTTAAG TTCTACCTCTCACTGTACGGCCACAAGTTGCCCGTGCTGTGTTTAGACATAAGTTACGACTCCAACATAATAGTGACGGGCTCTGCCGACCGCAACGTCAAGATCTGGGGCATGGACTTTGGCGATTGCCACAAATCGATATTCGCCCACAACGACTCGATTACGGCACTACAGTTCGTCCCTTCGACGCATTATTTCTTTACCAGCTCTAAGGATGGGAAGGTGAAGCAGTGGGATGCTGACACCTACGATAATATTATTACACTGAAT GGCCACAACGGCGAGTGCTGGGATCTATGCGTGGGCGCGGGCGGGCTGCACGCGGCGTCGTGCGGCGCCGACCGCGCGCTGCGGCTGTACGCGCGCAGCGACGAGCCGCTCGTGCTGGGCGACGCGGGCGACGAGGAGGAGGGGCTCGCCACCGGGGACACGCAT gcTCCAGTGCCAGGAATGCCCGGAATAAATATCCCCACAAGGAAAACAATTGGCGCTGAGAAAGCT GCGGACTCAATAATGGAGTGCCTGTCGGTGGGGGCGGAGTACCAGCGGGAGTTGGCGGAGGCTCGCGGGCAGCCTGTGCAGCCGCCGTTGCTGATGGCCGCCTATAATTGTGCTACGGCTGAGGACTTCTTCGTGGAGACTGTGAGGAAGATTCGAGCCAG CGACTTGGAAGAAGCCCTGCTCCTGCTTCCGTTCAGCACGGCGTGTGACATCGTGCGGTTACTGCCGAAGCTCCTGGACCGCGGCGACCACGCGGAACTCTTCTGCAAACTAGCAGTGTTCCTCCTCAAGGTCCACCACGCGCCTCTGGTCGCCAACCAAGCACTGCTTAAACATATGATACAGATACAAGCGAAGGCTTCCATGAGGCTCAACGAGTTGAGG GACATGGTCGGCTACAACGTGCACGCTCTCCACTGGATGCGGCGCGAGGTGGAGGCGGCGGAGAGCGAGCAGCTGTTCCGCGACGCGAGCGGCGCCAAACGCACCCGCGACAAGAGACGCAAAGCGAGACAAGCAATAAAACGACCCATTATTACTGTAACATAA